A single region of the Carassius auratus strain Wakin unplaced genomic scaffold, ASM336829v1 scaf_tig00045831, whole genome shotgun sequence genome encodes:
- the LOC113088214 gene encoding UI — translation MKPVPLVLLITSVLLTTHIPLSTCRPRDLSLVNSQLDDVLSNGAGDDAMSYLVGEKLLQYLQRNLGAQKASGVLHLPHFPAAQLRSPHEDSSLEELTEFSKRNDDPPISIDLTFHLLRNMIEMARNENQREQAGLNRKYLDEVGK, via the coding sequence ATGAAGCCCGTCCCTTTGGTCCTGCTCATAACTTCAGTCTTACTGACCACCCACATCCCGCTGAGCACCTGTCGACCCCGCGACCTGAGCCTCGTGAACAGCCAGCTAGACGACGTGCTGTCAAACGGGGCAGGAGACGACGCTATGTCCTACCTCGTGGGTGAAAAACTCCTTCAGTATTTGCAAAGAAACCTCGGAGCGCAGAAGGCAAGCGGTGTCCTGCATCTCCCGCACTTCCCCGCGGCGCAGCTCCGCTCTCCTCACGAGGACAGCAGCTTAGAAGAGCTCACGGAGTTTTCCAAACGGAACGACGATCCTCCGATCTCCATCGACCTCACCTTCCACCTGCTGAGAAACATGATCGAAATGGCGCGAAACGAGAATCAAAGGGAACAGGCGGGACTGAACCGCAAATATCTAGATGAGGTTGGGAAGTAG